One Candidatus Binataceae bacterium DNA segment encodes these proteins:
- a CDS encoding alpha/beta hydrolase, producing MPQEPAATAAAAPISRYAQLNGLRLHYFDWGGDAADRIFVLCHGGSAHAHWWDHVAPQLNRYGRVLALDLRGHGLSTWTEVYGAGNHISDVKAFLRDHLGRPVVLVGHSMGGEVAQRVTADCPELVIALILVDSPHGGPPLLTRLKWRWKWRKQHLGRPEFRTPEELVRRFRLSPPGDNLSRERLADLALKGAERLPNGNWAFRFDPKTRKMLPGWKRHLRFPLKNIRVPTLILRGEHSTLLTARVARTMHRRIPGSRFKQIPDAHHHVPLDNPAATAAAIIEFVEILDESTPSRASSLS from the coding sequence ATGCCTCAAGAACCCGCGGCTACCGCCGCAGCGGCGCCGATCAGCCGCTACGCCCAACTCAACGGCCTGCGTCTGCATTACTTCGATTGGGGTGGCGACGCCGCGGACCGCATCTTCGTCCTGTGCCACGGTGGCTCGGCCCATGCGCACTGGTGGGATCACGTGGCGCCGCAGCTCAATCGTTACGGGCGGGTGCTTGCTCTCGACCTGCGCGGTCATGGCCTCAGCACATGGACAGAGGTTTACGGCGCCGGCAATCACATCAGTGACGTCAAGGCGTTCCTCCGCGATCACCTCGGCCGGCCGGTCGTGCTCGTCGGCCATTCGATGGGTGGCGAGGTCGCCCAGCGCGTCACTGCCGATTGCCCGGAATTGGTCATCGCTCTGATCCTGGTCGATTCTCCGCACGGCGGTCCGCCACTGCTCACGCGCCTCAAGTGGCGATGGAAGTGGCGTAAACAGCATCTTGGGCGTCCGGAGTTTCGCACCCCGGAAGAGCTGGTCCGCAGATTTCGCCTGTCGCCGCCCGGCGATAATCTCTCGCGCGAGCGACTGGCCGACCTCGCGCTCAAAGGCGCTGAGCGATTGCCGAACGGCAACTGGGCGTTTCGTTTCGATCCGAAAACTCGCAAAATGCTCCCCGGATGGAAACGTCATCTGCGCTTTCCGCTGAAAAATATCCGCGTACCGACTTTGATTCTGCGCGGCGAGCATAGCACCCTCTTGACTGCGCGGGTTGCACGCACCATGCATCGGCGGATTCCAGGCTCCCGCTTCAAACAGATTCCCGACGCCCATCATCACGTCCCGCTCGACAACCCGGCGGCTACTGCCGCGGCAATTATCGAGTTTGTCGAGATACTGGACGAATCGACGCCGAGCCGCGCCAGCAGCCTGTCCTGA
- a CDS encoding phospholipid carrier-dependent glycosyltransferase, translating into MRSLGAKILPWSRIGPAVTATIACAAILGLVAPNVAADDLPAVSSLSDKLAGVVAGAILAALVLYALYTAAKPLITSRDRSFARAMLLLAVLWLVKSVVVAFSPGFRVDVGTFEAWALDIAQNGPSSMYRSGFFLDYPPGYLYALWVAGAVAHFLGATDPVLRVIVETPALAADFFLAALMFVIVRRRASASAAWLAMIFVAFNPALLFDTVLWGQSDSVLTLAMLLSVAMMLEDEVELGWSLAALALLIKPQALMLLPVLGFWTLRKTAYQQWLRAALAFAAVIVIGAAPFQPGHPWDWLPNLYISTAAYYHETSVNAFNLMALLGGLRQNDAETIFGISYFALGMLLLAPLYAGLLWPLWRNPTQRNLLATAFLALFGFFLVAPRMHERYVYSAVVFAIPLAIQETPMLLVFGLVTLTGLFNLAYVLHTLNTTVFFEARDGPAMAASFINCAAFAVAAIYGLSSERTLAAEGPWSQRPIAIRSRAAAGFSRHLDFGAAPPETFAPFPWIRLDTLIVGVITLIAAGLRFWHLGHPPEIVFDEVHFVGQARHYLHGEPFLDPHPPLAKLGIAAGILLFGDHPWSWRIANALTGTILVAVTYVLGRRMFRARLAATLGAVLVALDGFFLVDSRIGCIDIIYVTLAAIAYWLLFVIIQTPTLKCRRSLLIPLGVVLGLCLGAKLYVPAITFLVVTGFVGFTLWRPEAAANEGRAAIANPRRFRHVTGATLMLGPIAAIFYIASFTPHYTLGWWGGIADLFHYYKDIIWYEKSVSTATHPYASPWWSWPLMLRPVAYWQDFPPTGNIVATIWGAGNPLTWWGVIPAMTITAVRGLERPSIDRTFIVVAFLAYYVIWIPIGRILFLYHYMPSVYIGYLALGAVLADLYFDKSEFWESFVILFTICVAAIVGLGHMCGVYDPGWFPRNLQLAAGLPVAAVLVAVYFLLILKSRNASHFVFFAFVGASLLLFLYYLPIWLGTPVARQGYYARMWFEGPGLRNWI; encoded by the coding sequence ATGCGATCGCTCGGCGCGAAAATCTTGCCGTGGAGCCGTATCGGCCCGGCTGTGACGGCGACGATCGCTTGCGCTGCGATCCTCGGCCTCGTCGCCCCCAACGTCGCGGCCGACGATCTGCCGGCGGTCTCGTCTTTGAGCGACAAACTCGCGGGGGTTGTTGCCGGCGCGATCCTCGCCGCGCTCGTCCTTTACGCCCTCTACACTGCCGCGAAACCGCTGATTACATCACGAGACCGCAGCTTCGCGCGTGCGATGCTCCTGCTCGCGGTCTTGTGGCTCGTCAAATCTGTGGTGGTCGCTTTCTCGCCCGGCTTCCGCGTCGATGTCGGCACCTTCGAAGCCTGGGCGCTGGACATCGCGCAAAACGGCCCCTCGAGTATGTACCGCTCGGGCTTCTTCCTCGATTATCCGCCCGGCTATCTCTACGCCCTATGGGTGGCCGGCGCCGTTGCTCACTTCCTCGGCGCGACCGATCCCGTGTTGCGGGTGATTGTCGAAACACCCGCACTCGCCGCCGACTTTTTTCTCGCCGCGCTGATGTTTGTGATCGTCCGTCGGCGCGCCAGTGCCTCCGCTGCGTGGCTCGCGATGATATTCGTTGCTTTCAATCCCGCTTTGCTCTTCGACACAGTGCTGTGGGGCCAAAGCGACTCAGTGCTTACGCTTGCGATGCTGCTGAGCGTCGCGATGATGCTCGAGGATGAAGTCGAGCTGGGCTGGAGTCTGGCGGCGTTGGCGCTGCTGATCAAACCGCAGGCCCTGATGTTGTTGCCGGTGCTGGGGTTCTGGACTCTGCGCAAAACTGCCTATCAGCAGTGGCTCCGAGCAGCGCTGGCTTTTGCCGCCGTGATAGTCATCGGGGCCGCGCCCTTTCAACCAGGACACCCGTGGGACTGGCTGCCAAACCTTTATATTTCGACGGCGGCCTATTACCATGAGACCAGCGTCAATGCGTTCAATCTTATGGCGCTGCTCGGCGGTCTGCGTCAAAACGACGCCGAAACCATCTTCGGGATTTCCTACTTTGCACTCGGGATGCTATTGCTGGCGCCGTTGTACGCGGGGTTGCTCTGGCCGCTGTGGCGCAATCCAACGCAACGCAACCTCCTGGCCACGGCGTTCCTTGCGCTGTTCGGATTCTTCCTCGTCGCGCCGCGCATGCATGAGCGATATGTCTATTCCGCGGTTGTCTTTGCGATTCCGCTCGCGATCCAGGAAACCCCGATGCTCTTGGTCTTCGGGCTGGTCACCTTGACCGGCCTCTTCAATCTGGCCTACGTCCTACACACCCTCAACACCACGGTCTTTTTCGAAGCTCGCGACGGCCCGGCGATGGCCGCTTCATTCATTAACTGCGCCGCCTTCGCGGTTGCCGCAATCTATGGATTGTCGTCCGAACGCACGCTCGCGGCCGAAGGACCGTGGTCTCAACGCCCGATCGCGATACGATCACGGGCGGCCGCGGGGTTTTCACGTCACCTCGATTTTGGCGCGGCTCCGCCGGAGACTTTTGCCCCATTTCCCTGGATCCGCCTCGACACGCTTATTGTCGGAGTGATTACGCTGATCGCCGCCGGGCTCCGCTTTTGGCATCTGGGCCATCCGCCCGAAATAGTTTTCGACGAAGTACACTTCGTCGGTCAGGCGCGCCACTACCTTCATGGCGAACCCTTTCTCGACCCTCATCCGCCGCTCGCCAAACTCGGTATCGCGGCCGGCATCCTGCTTTTCGGTGATCATCCCTGGAGCTGGCGTATAGCCAATGCCCTTACTGGCACTATCCTGGTCGCTGTGACGTATGTCTTGGGGCGACGGATGTTTCGCGCGCGCCTCGCCGCAACCCTGGGCGCGGTTCTCGTCGCGCTTGACGGATTTTTTCTCGTCGATTCGCGAATTGGTTGTATCGATATCATTTACGTTACGCTCGCCGCGATCGCCTACTGGCTACTCTTTGTGATCATCCAGACGCCCACGCTGAAATGCCGCCGCAGTCTCCTTATACCACTCGGTGTAGTGCTCGGTCTCTGCCTTGGCGCGAAACTCTACGTCCCCGCGATCACTTTTTTGGTCGTTACGGGATTTGTCGGCTTCACTCTCTGGCGTCCGGAAGCAGCCGCGAACGAAGGCCGCGCAGCCATTGCGAATCCTCGGCGCTTTCGCCACGTTACCGGCGCAACGCTCATGCTTGGCCCGATTGCCGCGATCTTTTACATTGCCTCTTTCACGCCGCATTACACACTCGGATGGTGGGGCGGGATCGCTGATCTCTTCCACTACTACAAAGATATAATCTGGTACGAGAAAAGCGTCTCCACGGCGACGCATCCTTACGCGTCGCCGTGGTGGAGCTGGCCGCTGATGCTGCGGCCGGTGGCTTATTGGCAAGACTTTCCGCCGACCGGCAACATCGTCGCGACCATCTGGGGTGCGGGCAACCCATTGACCTGGTGGGGTGTGATTCCGGCGATGACGATCACTGCTGTACGCGGACTCGAACGTCCTAGTATTGATCGAACGTTTATAGTTGTCGCATTTCTCGCCTACTATGTAATCTGGATTCCAATCGGCCGCATCCTTTTCCTGTATCATTATATGCCGTCAGTCTACATTGGCTATCTTGCGCTGGGCGCGGTTCTCGCCGATCTTTACTTTGATAAAAGCGAGTTCTGGGAATCTTTTGTGATCCTTTTTACCATCTGTGTCGCGGCGATAGTCGGCCTTGGACACATGTGTGGTGTTTATGATCCGGGCTGGTTCCCGAGGAACCTGCAATTAGCTGCCGGCCTTCCTGTCGCTGCGGTGCTGGTCGCAGTGTATTTCCTGCTGATTCTGAAAAGCCGGAACGCGTCACACTTCGTGTTTTTCGCGTTCGTGGGCGCATCGCTGCTGCTGTTCTTGTACTATTTGCCAATCTGGCTT
- a CDS encoding phosphotransferase yields MTDAIAVSPESWIAARVAKCWPGARSRALVAIKGDASSRRFWRVGIETTGLHDAKTNDVPATAIAIDLGPDDLPLYVHALRLLPEPLPEPPWLSVQRFLEAIGVAVPRLYAADLDARMLLVEDVGELALFDAAQRGDAADLYRLAIDQLLRFHLEGTRRLEPDFIAARVAYDERLFRWELEQFLELGAAAAPGVSRAAIMPELDELAARLGRLPRVFSHRDYHGHNLFVQFASEGASRLRVIDFQDALMAPAAQDLAVLLTTRDTARIIAPRTEQRVLDYYHATLIRRAATAMPLADFLVSYRLCVIQHALKVIGRFSYLERNGKRGYARYIPDAIAQARRMLAQSPEFPVLRAGLRE; encoded by the coding sequence GTGACCGACGCAATTGCGGTGTCGCCCGAGTCGTGGATCGCGGCTCGCGTAGCCAAGTGCTGGCCCGGCGCGCGCTCGCGCGCGCTGGTCGCAATCAAGGGCGACGCCTCGAGCCGTCGTTTCTGGCGCGTCGGCATCGAGACGACCGGGCTTCACGATGCAAAGACAAACGATGTCCCGGCGACCGCGATCGCGATCGACCTCGGTCCCGACGATCTACCCCTCTACGTCCATGCGTTGCGCCTGTTGCCGGAGCCGCTCCCAGAGCCACCCTGGTTAAGCGTTCAGCGGTTCCTCGAAGCCATTGGCGTTGCCGTGCCGCGTCTTTATGCCGCCGATCTCGACGCGCGGATGTTACTGGTCGAAGATGTCGGCGAGCTTGCGCTGTTTGACGCGGCGCAGCGTGGCGACGCCGCCGATTTGTACCGGCTGGCGATCGATCAACTTCTACGCTTCCATCTTGAGGGTACGCGCCGGCTCGAGCCCGACTTCATCGCAGCGCGCGTCGCGTATGACGAACGCCTCTTTCGCTGGGAGCTCGAGCAATTCCTCGAATTGGGCGCCGCCGCGGCCCCGGGCGTTTCGCGCGCTGCGATCATGCCGGAGCTCGACGAGCTTGCCGCGCGGCTGGGGCGGCTGCCGCGGGTTTTCTCCCATCGTGATTACCATGGCCATAACCTGTTCGTGCAGTTCGCATCTGAGGGCGCCTCGCGGTTGCGCGTGATCGATTTTCAGGACGCCCTGATGGCGCCGGCTGCTCAGGACCTCGCTGTGCTGCTGACCACCCGCGACACCGCGCGCATCATTGCGCCGCGAACCGAGCAGCGCGTGCTCGATTACTATCACGCGACGCTGATTCGCCGCGCTGCGACCGCGATGCCGCTGGCGGACTTCCTGGTGAGCTACCGGCTCTGCGTGATCCAGCACGCGCTCAAGGTCATTGGCCGCTTTAGCTACCTGGAGCGCAACGGCAAGCGCGGCTACGCACGCTACATCCCCGACGCCATCGCCCAGGCCCGCCGGATGCTCGCGCAGAGCCCGGAGTTCCCGGTACTGCGTGCGGGCTTACGTGAATAA
- a CDS encoding ABC-F family ATP-binding cassette domain-containing protein, whose translation MLTVDKISKFFGGRIIFDAVSWAMPDDGRVSLVGLNGAGKSTLLKIIAGVIEPDGGRISRPQRAQIGYLQQDAPEMAGRSVLDETLSALAEMRAIDARRVELELILAREHSGPIHDAALDELGDVLHELERHDFYTADSRATAVLFGLGFTAADLERDVSEFSGGIRMRIALAKLLLQRPDFMMLDEPTNHLDIEARNWLEDYLDAYEGGIILVSHDHYFLDRVTRRTVEVSRGALTEYAGNYSYYLQEREVRFAAEIAAYEKQRDEIEHMEAFISRFRYQASKAKLVQSRIKQLEKVERLESPAGLEKPPTINFPSSERSARRVFELTDVVKRYGALTVYDGVSLTVERGARIALVGPNGAGKSTMIRLMAGVDDLTAGRRQVGDRAQIGYFAQNLADALDYDRTVFEELSHSAQGMTTTEIRNLLGALLFSGDDVNKRVGVLSGGERARLALSKVLAHRNNCLLLDEPTNNLDIIAKEALLEALRRFPGTVVIVSHDRHILNQLVTEVIEVGHGHTTSYLGNYDEYLAKKSAEELAQARKPPAPKPALPAAEAAPPPVAIPVAKGESRNGAHPPRQLDREAQRAQARIAKQRGQLESEIEKKETDRAALALEMNDPNFYLTRKDANDLIARYERLGREIDGLYAQLVSCEVQFRSA comes from the coding sequence GTGCTGACAGTTGACAAAATCTCCAAGTTTTTCGGCGGCCGCATCATTTTTGACGCGGTGAGCTGGGCGATGCCCGATGACGGCCGCGTCAGCCTGGTCGGCCTCAATGGCGCGGGCAAATCGACCCTGCTCAAGATCATCGCCGGCGTGATCGAGCCGGACGGCGGGCGCATCAGCCGGCCGCAGCGCGCGCAAATCGGCTACTTGCAGCAGGATGCGCCGGAGATGGCCGGGCGTTCCGTGCTCGACGAGACCCTTTCGGCGCTGGCCGAGATGCGCGCAATCGACGCGCGCCGCGTCGAGCTTGAACTGATTCTCGCGCGCGAGCACTCCGGGCCCATCCATGACGCGGCGCTAGATGAGCTCGGCGACGTCCTGCACGAACTCGAGCGCCACGACTTTTACACGGCCGATAGTCGCGCCACCGCAGTCCTCTTCGGGCTGGGCTTCACGGCCGCCGACCTTGAACGCGATGTCAGCGAATTTTCCGGCGGCATCCGGATGCGTATCGCACTGGCGAAATTGCTGCTGCAACGCCCCGACTTCATGATGCTCGATGAGCCGACGAATCATCTGGATATCGAGGCGCGCAACTGGCTCGAAGACTATCTTGACGCCTACGAGGGCGGCATCATCCTGGTTTCGCACGATCACTATTTTCTCGATCGCGTCACGCGCCGCACGGTCGAAGTCTCGCGTGGCGCGCTCACCGAATACGCGGGCAACTATTCCTACTACCTGCAGGAGCGCGAGGTCCGCTTCGCAGCGGAAATCGCCGCATATGAGAAGCAGCGCGACGAGATCGAGCACATGGAGGCTTTCATCAGCCGCTTCCGCTATCAGGCGAGCAAAGCCAAGCTGGTCCAGAGCCGTATCAAGCAACTCGAAAAAGTCGAGCGTCTCGAATCACCTGCAGGCCTCGAAAAGCCGCCGACCATCAATTTTCCTTCGAGTGAACGCAGCGCGCGTCGGGTGTTTGAGCTCACCGACGTGGTCAAGCGCTACGGCGCTCTTACGGTCTACGACGGCGTCAGCCTGACGGTTGAACGCGGCGCGCGCATCGCATTGGTCGGCCCCAACGGCGCCGGCAAATCGACCATGATCCGCCTGATGGCGGGAGTGGACGACCTCACGGCCGGCCGGCGCCAGGTTGGCGACCGCGCGCAGATTGGCTACTTCGCCCAGAATCTTGCCGATGCGCTCGACTATGATCGCACCGTGTTCGAGGAGTTGAGCCACTCAGCGCAAGGGATGACGACCACCGAGATCCGCAACCTGCTGGGCGCATTGCTCTTCTCGGGCGACGACGTCAACAAGCGGGTCGGCGTTCTTTCCGGCGGTGAGCGCGCACGCCTTGCGCTCTCCAAGGTGCTCGCCCATCGCAATAATTGTCTGTTGCTCGACGAGCCGACTAACAATCTCGACATCATCGCAAAGGAGGCCCTGCTCGAGGCGCTGCGCCGCTTCCCCGGAACCGTCGTGATCGTCAGCCACGACCGCCATATCCTCAACCAGCTCGTGACCGAGGTCATTGAAGTCGGTCACGGCCACACCACGAGCTATCTCGGCAATTACGACGAATACCTGGCGAAGAAATCCGCCGAGGAGCTGGCCCAAGCCCGCAAGCCGCCTGCACCGAAGCCTGCGCTACCGGCCGCCGAAGCTGCTCCGCCGCCGGTCGCTATTCCAGTTGCCAAAGGCGAATCTCGCAACGGCGCTCATCCGCCGCGCCAGCTCGATCGCGAAGCCCAGCGCGCGCAGGCCCGCATCGCCAAACAGCGCGGCCAGCTCGAGAGCGAAATCGAAAAGAAAGAGACCGACCGCGCCGCGCTCGCGCTCGAGATGAATGATCCGAACTTCTATCTCACGCGCAAGGACGCCAACGATCTCATCGCACGTTACGAACGACTCGGCCGCGAAATCGACGGCCTTTACGCCCAACTGGTCAGTTGCGAAGTCCAATTCCGCTCCGCGTAG
- a CDS encoding NDP-sugar synthase has product MKALVLSAGYGERLRPLTETTPKPLLEVGGRPLIHYPLLMLRAAGVREVAINVHHMAAQIESALGDGRTLQLAITYSREPALRGTGGPLLDLTDYFAGEPFIIVNCDTVMDLDLVRMIEFHDTLGGLATLALGAAGDPEAYSRIEIDAARRIRRMRLLKGRTRGEFADYPATLSEEIALALTPYMYCGVMICAPAILAAMPSKPSFSLISDLLAPLVARKLMGFVHAGFFRTVDDLTGYNELRVEFAAAPPPLRFLRGVPKTC; this is encoded by the coding sequence ATGAAAGCCCTGGTGTTGTCCGCCGGCTATGGCGAGCGTTTGCGTCCGCTCACCGAGACGACGCCCAAGCCGCTGCTCGAAGTCGGCGGCCGGCCCCTGATTCACTATCCCCTGCTGATGTTGCGTGCGGCGGGCGTCCGTGAGGTTGCGATCAATGTCCATCATATGGCCGCACAAATCGAAAGTGCCCTCGGCGATGGACGAACGCTCCAACTCGCGATTACCTACTCACGCGAACCTGCGTTACGTGGTACCGGCGGACCACTGCTTGACCTCACTGACTATTTCGCGGGCGAGCCGTTCATCATCGTCAACTGCGACACCGTCATGGACCTTGATCTTGTCCGCATGATCGAGTTCCATGACACGCTCGGCGGACTCGCGACGCTGGCCCTGGGCGCCGCCGGCGATCCGGAAGCCTACAGCCGCATCGAGATCGACGCTGCCAGACGCATCCGCCGGATGCGTCTGCTGAAGGGACGGACGCGCGGCGAGTTCGCTGACTATCCTGCCACTCTGAGCGAGGAGATCGCGCTCGCGCTGACGCCATATATGTATTGCGGCGTGATGATTTGCGCCCCGGCTATCCTCGCGGCGATGCCGTCGAAGCCGTCCTTCAGCTTGATCAGCGATCTACTGGCGCCACTGGTTGCACGGAAGTTGATGGGTTTTGTCCACGCCGGCTTCTTTCGCACGGTCGACGATCTCACGGGCTATAACGAGCTGCGCGTCGAATTCGCAGCAGCCCCACCCCCGCTGCGATTTCTTCGCGGGGTTCCCAAAACCTGTTGA
- the purE gene encoding 5-(carboxyamino)imidazole ribonucleotide mutase, with translation MSKSPRVGILMGSATDYEIMRAAGDLLTELGVEQETRVISAHRTPDLTVEYARRAEERGLRAIIAGAGGAAALPGMLAAITALPVIGVPIPSTSLAGLDSVLSILQMPKGTPVATMAIGRPGAINAALFAASIIALGDGDLRQRLKQWRQARAEEVLATKLPE, from the coding sequence ATGAGCAAAAGTCCGCGCGTCGGAATCCTGATGGGGAGCGCCACTGATTACGAAATCATGCGCGCCGCCGGCGACCTGCTTACCGAGCTGGGAGTCGAGCAGGAGACCCGCGTCATTTCGGCGCATCGCACGCCCGATCTGACCGTCGAATATGCGCGGCGCGCCGAGGAGCGCGGCTTGCGCGCGATTATCGCGGGCGCCGGTGGCGCCGCCGCGCTGCCTGGGATGCTCGCGGCAATCACCGCACTGCCGGTGATTGGCGTACCGATTCCCTCGACTTCGCTCGCGGGTCTCGACTCGGTCCTGTCGATTCTGCAAATGCCCAAGGGGACGCCGGTCGCGACCATGGCGATTGGCCGCCCGGGCGCGATCAACGCCGCGCTGTTTGCCGCGTCGATTATCGCGCTTGGCGACGGCGACTTGCGCCAGCGACTCAAGCAATGGCGGCAAGCGCGTGCCGAGGAGGTGCTGGCGACCAAGCTGCCCGAGTGA
- a CDS encoding SDR family NAD(P)-dependent oxidoreductase — translation MSLRLDSKNALITGGASGIGRASAIRFAQEGANVCIADRQTSAAEETAAEVRKLGRKAYAVQVDVSNPGQTQAMVDLAAKELGGIDIVLAAAGVSAANYGEGKVKPKFLNELPFEEWRKVLAINLDGVFLTCQAVARKMIEQGRGGRIIAISSGAAKVPLKGSGDYCVSKAGVWMLMKCMALELGRYKITANAIGPGVIDTPMTKDLQAAGKADRVVRQVPLGRIGRPEDVANTALFLASEEGSYFSGSILHPDGGIIMQ, via the coding sequence ATGAGTCTGAGACTTGACAGTAAGAACGCGCTGATCACCGGCGGCGCCAGCGGGATCGGCCGCGCCAGCGCAATCCGCTTTGCCCAGGAGGGCGCTAACGTCTGTATCGCGGACCGGCAGACGTCGGCGGCGGAGGAGACCGCAGCAGAGGTCCGCAAGCTCGGGCGCAAGGCCTACGCGGTCCAAGTCGACGTCAGCAATCCGGGGCAGACTCAGGCGATGGTTGATCTGGCCGCGAAGGAACTCGGCGGAATCGATATCGTGCTGGCAGCCGCCGGGGTTTCCGCGGCAAATTACGGCGAGGGTAAGGTGAAGCCGAAGTTCCTGAATGAGCTGCCGTTCGAGGAGTGGCGCAAGGTGCTGGCGATCAATCTAGACGGCGTCTTTCTCACCTGCCAGGCGGTTGCGCGTAAAATGATCGAGCAGGGACGCGGCGGTCGCATCATTGCGATCTCGTCGGGCGCGGCCAAAGTTCCATTGAAGGGTTCCGGAGATTACTGCGTAAGCAAGGCCGGGGTCTGGATGCTGATGAAGTGCATGGCGCTGGAGTTGGGGCGCTACAAAATCACCGCGAATGCGATCGGACCCGGAGTGATCGATACGCCGATGACCAAGGATTTGCAGGCGGCCGGCAAAGCCGACCGCGTGGTGCGTCAAGTGCCATTGGGCCGGATTGGTCGGCCCGAGGATGTGGCGAATACCGCGCTGTTTCTGGCAAGCGAGGAAGGCAGTTACTTCAGCGGCTCGATCCTTCATCCCGATGGCGGGATCATCATGCAGTAA
- a CDS encoding PKD domain-containing protein: MPRTLINAIKLQRLRIIVGVGAIMLLGLGRMPCASAQESDSNGGGNGPAAMSSSASDQPDDNPAPMAKVPILQPITGSMMVSPPYGNAPLKVGFFVLANDPEDVGFLTYQWNFGDGTVSSLPPELYIFHTYANPGNYVCSLVIKTADGRSQTFFQGVIVKAVS; this comes from the coding sequence ATGCCTCGTACGCTGATTAATGCGATAAAATTGCAGCGGTTGCGGATCATCGTCGGCGTCGGCGCGATTATGCTGCTCGGTCTGGGACGGATGCCCTGCGCCTCAGCACAGGAGTCTGACTCTAATGGCGGCGGAAACGGCCCCGCAGCTATGAGCTCGTCTGCGTCCGATCAGCCCGACGATAACCCCGCGCCGATGGCCAAAGTTCCTATTCTTCAGCCGATCACGGGTTCCATGATGGTCTCGCCGCCCTACGGCAACGCACCCCTAAAGGTGGGATTTTTTGTGCTGGCCAATGACCCGGAGGACGTCGGGTTCCTGACCTACCAGTGGAACTTCGGCGACGGCACCGTCTCGTCACTGCCACCCGAACTTTACATTTTTCATACCTATGCAAATCCGGGAAATTACGTCTGCTCGCTGGTGATCAAAACCGCTGATGGACGGTCACAGACCTTCTTCCAGGGCGTCATCGTGAAGGCCGTCAGTTGA
- a CDS encoding alpha/beta fold hydrolase encodes MKLLHALYEPAGEGPFPTILAMHGWGSNALDLHGIAPFISDGRFLAICPQGRHNVEIGAINGFGWYETRPGAKPDTEKVDAAVDELRDFINEACGRYPIERSKIVLVGFSQGGMIAYNLAMRWPDKFAALVGISTAFPDFLFERATKRDAIAKLPIMVQHGRADEMLEMSRARKSVELLRELGAAVTFREYDCGHEVCADGVRDLSAFLTEKVADRNRPD; translated from the coding sequence ATGAAACTCTTGCATGCGCTCTACGAACCCGCTGGGGAAGGTCCTTTCCCGACAATCCTGGCGATGCACGGCTGGGGCTCGAACGCACTGGACCTGCATGGGATCGCCCCGTTCATCAGCGACGGCCGGTTCCTGGCTATCTGTCCGCAGGGCCGCCACAACGTCGAGATCGGTGCGATCAATGGGTTCGGCTGGTATGAGACACGGCCGGGGGCCAAGCCGGATACGGAAAAGGTGGATGCGGCAGTGGACGAGCTACGCGATTTCATCAATGAGGCGTGCGGACGCTACCCGATCGAACGGAGCAAGATTGTCCTGGTGGGCTTCAGTCAGGGTGGGATGATTGCGTACAACCTCGCGATGCGCTGGCCGGACAAGTTCGCAGCGCTGGTCGGAATTTCGACCGCGTTTCCGGATTTTCTGTTCGAGCGCGCGACCAAACGCGACGCTATCGCGAAATTGCCCATAATGGTGCAACACGGACGTGCCGATGAGATGCTCGAGATGTCGCGGGCGCGCAAGTCTGTCGAGTTGCTGCGCGAGCTCGGGGCCGCGGTGACCTTTCGCGAGTATGATTGTGGTCACGAAGTGTGCGCCGACGGCGTGCGCGACCTTTCCGCCTTTCTCACAGAGAAGGTGGCCGACCGCAATCGTCCCGATTAA